One Mycobacterium kubicae genomic window carries:
- a CDS encoding DUF3068 domain-containing protein: MNRAVMLRIAACGTIGLGAALLIAALLLSTYTSSRISKIPLDIDATLVGEGNGTALDAASLSGDHVVVNQNVPLVSQQQVTVESPANADVVTLQVGSSLRRTDKQKDSGLLLAIVDTVTLNRKSALAVSDDTHTGGAVQKPRGFNDENPPTAIPLRHDGLAYRFPFRTEKKTYLYFDPIAQKAFDANYEGEEDINGLATYRFTQQVGYNSDGKLVAPIRYPSLYAGDEDGKITTTAAMWGVPGDPGEQVTMTRYYAAQRTFWVDPVSGTIVKESEHANHYYARDALKPEVTLTDYKVTSTEESVETQVNTARDERDRLALWSRVLPITFTAIGLIALIGGGLLASFSLRTESALTDPSLDRDDTEFLRRAGLEPPVPGAEAETEKLPTQRPPELAEDPVAPAADPPIEPGPPEVGPPEPGPPPAGPTSPGPTERP, encoded by the coding sequence GTGAACCGAGCAGTCATGTTGCGCATCGCTGCATGCGGAACTATCGGCCTCGGAGCCGCTCTGCTGATCGCCGCGCTGCTGTTGTCGACCTATACCAGCAGCAGGATCAGCAAGATTCCGCTCGACATCGACGCCACGCTGGTCGGCGAGGGCAACGGGACCGCGCTGGACGCGGCGTCGTTGTCGGGGGACCACGTGGTGGTCAACCAGAATGTGCCGCTGGTGTCCCAGCAGCAGGTGACCGTCGAATCACCGGCCAACGCCGACGTGGTCACCCTTCAGGTCGGCAGCTCGCTGCGCCGGACCGACAAGCAGAAGGACAGCGGCCTGCTGCTGGCGATCGTCGATACGGTCACCCTCAACCGCAAGTCGGCCTTGGCCGTTTCCGACGACACCCACACCGGCGGCGCGGTGCAGAAGCCGCGCGGCTTCAACGACGAGAACCCGCCGACCGCGATCCCGTTGCGCCACGACGGGCTGGCCTACCGCTTCCCGTTCCGCACCGAGAAGAAGACCTACCTTTACTTCGACCCGATCGCGCAGAAGGCGTTCGACGCCAATTACGAAGGCGAAGAAGACATCAACGGGCTGGCCACCTACCGGTTCACTCAGCAGGTCGGCTACAACAGCGACGGCAAGCTGGTCGCCCCGATCCGGTATCCGTCGCTTTACGCCGGCGACGAGGACGGCAAGATCACCACGACCGCGGCGATGTGGGGTGTGCCCGGCGACCCCGGCGAGCAGGTCACCATGACCCGCTACTACGCCGCGCAGCGCACCTTCTGGGTGGACCCGGTCTCGGGCACCATCGTCAAGGAGAGCGAGCACGCCAATCACTACTACGCCCGCGATGCGCTCAAGCCCGAGGTGACGCTGACTGACTACAAGGTCACCTCCACCGAGGAGTCGGTCGAGACGCAGGTCAACACCGCGCGCGACGAGCGCGACCGGCTGGCGCTGTGGTCGCGGGTGCTGCCCATCACCTTCACCGCGATCGGCCTGATCGCGCTGATCGGCGGCGGGCTGCTGGCCTCGTTCAGCTTGCGCACCGAGAGCGCGTTGACCGATCCCAGCCTCGACCGCGACGACACCGAGTTCCTGCGCCGGGCCGGTCTGGAACCGCCGGTGCCGGGAGCTGAGGCCGAGACCGAGAAGCTGCCCACCCAGCGGCCACCGGAGCTGGCCGAGGATCCGGTGGCGCCTGCGGCCGATCCGCCGATCGAACCCGGACCGCCGGAAGTGGGGCCGCCCGAACCGGGGCCGCCGCCTGCGGGTCCGACTAGCCCGGGCCCGACCGAACGGCCCTAA
- a CDS encoding acyltransferase family protein: MAPADQPSHAAAVAVYPIHPAATRRHTVMVTDGQQVGGTRKFLPAVEGMRACAAMGVVVTHVAFQTGHSSGVTGRLFGRFDLAVAVFFGLSGYLLWRGHAAAARGLGARPRTGHYLRSRVVRIMPAYVVAVVVILSLLPEADRASLTVWLANLTLTQIYVPLTLTGGLTQMWSLSVEVSFYLALPVLAFLARRLPVRARVPAIAALGVLSWAWGWVPIDTGDGANPLNWPPAFFSWFAAGMLLAEWAYSPVGPAHRLARRRLPIGVVAVAAYLVAASPLAGPPGLVPSTSTEFAVKTAMGSVVAFGLIAPLVLDRPDTPHRLLGSTFMVTLGRWSYGLFIWHLAAMDMVFPVIGAFPFTGQMPTVLVLTLIFGFAIAAVSYALVESPCREALRRWERRKKPAEPVPDAEADAVAP, from the coding sequence ATCGCCCCTGCGGATCAACCTAGCCATGCAGCGGCCGTTGCGGTGTACCCCATCCATCCGGCCGCAACCCGCAGGCACACTGTGATGGTGACCGATGGCCAGCAGGTGGGGGGCACCCGCAAGTTCCTGCCCGCCGTCGAAGGCATGCGCGCGTGCGCGGCGATGGGCGTCGTCGTCACCCACGTGGCGTTCCAGACCGGGCATTCCAGCGGCGTCACCGGCCGGCTCTTCGGCCGCTTCGATCTGGCCGTCGCGGTGTTCTTCGGGTTGTCGGGCTACCTGCTGTGGCGCGGTCACGCCGCCGCGGCTCGGGGTCTCGGCGCCCGTCCCCGGACCGGACACTATCTACGCTCGCGCGTGGTCCGCATCATGCCGGCCTACGTGGTGGCGGTGGTGGTGATCCTGTCCCTGCTGCCCGAGGCCGACCGCGCCAGCCTGACGGTGTGGCTGGCCAACCTAACCCTGACGCAGATCTATGTGCCGCTGACCCTGACCGGCGGCCTGACCCAGATGTGGAGCCTGTCGGTCGAGGTCAGCTTCTATCTGGCCCTGCCGGTACTGGCGTTCTTGGCCCGCCGCCTTCCGGTGCGGGCGCGGGTGCCGGCCATTGCCGCGCTCGGCGTGCTGAGCTGGGCATGGGGCTGGGTGCCCATCGACACCGGTGACGGCGCCAACCCACTGAACTGGCCGCCGGCGTTCTTCTCCTGGTTCGCCGCGGGCATGCTGCTGGCGGAGTGGGCCTACAGCCCCGTCGGGCCCGCGCATCGGTTGGCCCGCCGCCGCCTGCCGATCGGCGTCGTCGCCGTCGCGGCCTATTTGGTGGCGGCCTCACCGCTGGCGGGCCCGCCCGGGCTGGTGCCGAGCACCTCCACGGAATTCGCGGTGAAGACGGCGATGGGCTCCGTGGTGGCGTTCGGGCTGATCGCGCCGCTGGTGCTGGACCGCCCGGACACCCCGCACCGGCTGCTGGGCAGCACCTTCATGGTGACCCTCGGGCGCTGGTCCTACGGGCTGTTCATCTGGCATCTGGCCGCCATGGACATGGTTTTCCCGGTGATCGGCGCGTTCCCGTTCACCGGTCAGATGCCGACGGTGTTGGTGTTGACGCTGATCTTCGGCTTCGCGATCGCCGCCGTCAGCTACGCCCTGGTCGAATCGCCCTGCCGGGAAGCGTTGCGCCGCTGGGAACGTCGCAAGAAGCCGGCCGAACCCGTGCCCGATGCGGAGGCCGACGCGGTCGCGCCCTGA
- a CDS encoding PP2C family protein-serine/threonine phosphatase produces MSPLEYSALTDVGCHRSDNQDRWGTDDDQYLFMVADGVGGSRDGALAAQTMVDILPQYVAHHLPPEQRDYPDAAERLARAVSELSDDLYAKAQKDARFAGANSTLVTVVIAGPRALVAHLGDSRAYLRRDGQLRRLTRDHTLVQALVDAHAVDAADTGRHRARSIVTKYMGMQPPAHADGGAVELRSGDRILLCSDGLHGVVSEVSMGDILDANPDPGYACAALIAAARDAGGPDNITALVINIS; encoded by the coding sequence ATGTCCCCCCTGGAGTATTCGGCGCTAACCGACGTCGGCTGTCACCGATCGGACAATCAGGACCGCTGGGGTACCGATGACGATCAGTATCTGTTCATGGTGGCCGACGGCGTAGGCGGCAGCAGAGACGGTGCGCTGGCCGCCCAGACGATGGTCGACATCCTGCCGCAATATGTCGCCCACCATCTCCCGCCCGAGCAGCGCGACTACCCGGACGCGGCCGAACGGCTGGCTCGCGCCGTCTCCGAGCTCTCCGACGATCTGTATGCCAAGGCGCAGAAGGATGCCCGGTTCGCGGGGGCCAACAGCACCCTGGTGACGGTCGTCATCGCCGGCCCGCGGGCGCTGGTCGCCCACCTCGGCGACAGCCGCGCCTACCTGCGCCGCGACGGGCAGCTGCGGCGGCTGACCCGCGACCACACGCTGGTGCAAGCGCTGGTCGACGCGCACGCCGTCGACGCTGCGGACACCGGCCGGCATCGTGCCCGCAGCATCGTGACCAAGTACATGGGCATGCAGCCGCCGGCGCACGCCGACGGCGGCGCGGTGGAGCTGCGTTCCGGTGACCGGATTCTGTTGTGCAGCGACGGCCTGCACGGCGTCGTGAGCGAGGTCTCCATGGGCGACATTCTGGATGCCAACCCCGATCCGGGGTATGCCTGTGCGGCGCTGATCGCGGCGGCCAGGGATGCGGGTGGACCCGACAACATCACCGCGCTGGTGATCAACATTTCCTAG
- a CDS encoding AMP-binding protein — MTGPVPTIASQLSALAQSDPRAPALTCDGRTLTRGELDRSTNRLAHAYAEHGVSTGSYVSIVLPNSIEWAQAVLACWKLGAVPQPLSPRLPDAEFEGLLALRPRALLVGRSSPGIPSVPSGFTPAETVSDAALPEAVSPSWKSLASGGSTGRPKLIEAGGDSRVPAAMGYVMGAQDGDTTLLPVPLSHNTGFTTATIALLMGHHLVLMPRFDAPEFLRLVTEHRVSFLILVPTIMQRLLPVYHADPNSYDLSSIRRLWHVGAPCPPAVKRAWIDLLGPDVIWELYGGTELQAMTFISGTQWLAHPGSVGQVVTGEMKVLDDDGNPCPPGVEGEIYMRPAPGSDPTYRYIGATAKSRDGWDSLGDLGWFDADGFLYLSDRRVDMFTVGGRNVYPAEIENALSAHRDVLSCLVVGVPDEDLGQVPYALVHTVAGAALDEAGVQELVRSRLAAYKVPRTVEFVDSPLRDDAGKARRSAVRDEVVARLHA, encoded by the coding sequence GTGACCGGGCCGGTGCCCACGATCGCCTCCCAGCTCTCGGCGCTGGCACAGTCCGATCCCCGCGCACCCGCCCTCACCTGTGACGGGCGCACGCTCACCCGCGGTGAGCTCGACCGGTCCACCAACAGATTGGCTCACGCCTACGCCGAGCACGGCGTGAGCACCGGCAGCTACGTCAGCATCGTGCTGCCCAACTCCATCGAGTGGGCGCAGGCGGTGCTGGCGTGCTGGAAGCTGGGCGCGGTGCCGCAGCCGCTGTCGCCGCGACTGCCGGACGCGGAGTTCGAAGGTCTGCTGGCGCTGCGTCCCCGCGCCCTGCTGGTCGGCCGGTCCAGCCCGGGGATCCCCAGTGTGCCAAGCGGGTTCACGCCGGCGGAGACGGTGTCGGATGCGGCGCTGCCCGAGGCGGTGTCGCCGTCGTGGAAGTCGTTGGCTTCCGGCGGCAGCACCGGACGCCCCAAGCTCATCGAGGCCGGCGGCGACAGCCGCGTCCCGGCGGCGATGGGATATGTGATGGGCGCGCAGGACGGCGACACCACGTTGCTACCCGTGCCGTTGAGCCACAACACCGGCTTCACCACCGCCACCATCGCCTTGCTGATGGGACATCACCTGGTGCTGATGCCCAGGTTCGACGCGCCCGAGTTTCTGCGGCTGGTGACCGAGCATCGTGTCAGCTTCCTCATCTTGGTGCCGACGATCATGCAGCGCCTGCTGCCCGTCTACCACGCCGACCCGAACTCCTATGACCTGTCGTCGATCCGGCGGTTGTGGCACGTGGGTGCGCCGTGCCCGCCGGCGGTCAAGCGGGCCTGGATCGACCTGTTGGGGCCCGACGTGATCTGGGAGCTCTACGGCGGCACCGAGTTGCAGGCCATGACTTTCATCTCCGGGACGCAGTGGCTGGCGCATCCCGGTTCGGTGGGCCAGGTGGTCACCGGGGAGATGAAGGTGCTCGACGACGACGGCAACCCGTGCCCACCCGGCGTGGAGGGGGAGATCTACATGCGGCCCGCCCCCGGCAGCGACCCGACCTACCGCTACATCGGCGCCACCGCCAAGAGCCGCGACGGCTGGGACTCGCTGGGCGACCTGGGCTGGTTCGACGCCGACGGGTTCCTGTACCTGTCGGACCGTCGGGTGGACATGTTCACCGTCGGCGGCCGCAACGTGTACCCGGCCGAGATCGAGAACGCCTTGTCGGCACACCGCGATGTGCTCTCGTGTCTGGTGGTGGGCGTACCGGACGAGGACCTGGGTCAGGTGCCGTACGCCCTGGTCCACACGGTCGCCGGAGCCGCGCTCGACGAGGCCGGCGTGCAGGAACTCGTGCGGTCACGGCTGGCCGCCTACAAGGTGCCGCGCACTGTGGAGTTCGTCGACAGTCCGCTGCGCGACGACGCGGGCAAGGCCCGCCGGTCCGCGGTGCGTGACGAGGTCGTCGCGCGGCTGCATGCTTAG